Proteins from a single region of Theobroma cacao cultivar B97-61/B2 chromosome 10, Criollo_cocoa_genome_V2, whole genome shotgun sequence:
- the LOC18585841 gene encoding omega-3 fatty acid desaturase, chloroplastic isoform X1: MASWVLSECGLRPLPRIEVYPKPRNALALNNNNFFKLRTLPGSKASNSFGSSFKVSTCSRDKTRGVLNVSAPLKVATTSEDDKDKETIIGVTGMEDDGEFNPGAPPPFKLADIRAAIPKHCWVKDPWRSISYVVRDVVVVFGLAAVAAYFNNWLVWPLYWIAQGTMFWAVFVLGHDCGHGSFSNNPALNSVVGHLLHSSILVPYHGWRISHRTHHQNHGHVENDESWHPLSEKIYKSIDNVTRLLRFTLPFPMLAYPFYLWGRSPGKKGSHFHPDSDLFVPNERKDVITSTVCWTAMVGLLAYLSFAMGPIQLLKLYGIPYWIFVMWLDLVTYLHHHGHEEKLPWYRGKEWSYLRGGLTTLDRDYGWINNIHHDIGTHVIHHLFPQIPHYHLIEATEAARPVLREHYRKPTKSGPIPFHLFGILVRSMKQDHYVSDTGDVVYYQTDPQLYGTSKSD; the protein is encoded by the exons ATGGCCAGTTGGGTTTTATCAGAATGTGGCCTGAGGCCCCTCCCTAGAATTGAAGTCTATCCTAAACCCAGAAATGCATTAGctttaaataacaataattttttcaagCTTAGAACTTTACCAGGTTCTAAAGCTAGTAACAGTTTTGGTTCTTCATTCAAGGTCTCTACTTGCTCTAGAGATAAAACCCGGGGGGTGCTGAATGTGAGTGCTCCATTGAAGGTGGCCACTACTAGTGAAGATGACAAGGATAAAGAGACAATTATTGGGGTTACTGGGATGGAGGATGATGGTGAGTTTAACCCAGGTGCACCACCTCCTTTTAAGTTGGCTGATATTAGAGCTGCTATACCAAAGCATTGTTGGGTTAAGGATCCATGGAGATCTATAAGCTATGTTGTAAGAGATGTTGTTGTGGTTTTTGGATTGGCGGCTGTTGCTGCTTACTTCAACAATTGGCTCGTTTGGCCTCTTTATTGGATTGCTCAGGGAACAATGTTCTGGGCTGTTTTTGTTCTCGGTCATGACTG TGGTCATGGTAGTTTCTCAAACAATCCAGCGTTGAACAGTGTGGTGGGtcatcttcttcattcttcaaTCCTTGTTCCATACCATGGATG GAGAATTAGCCATAGAACTCATCATCAGAATCATGGACATGTTGAAAACGATGAATCATGGCATCCG TTGTCCGAGAAAATTTACAAGAGTATAGATAATGTAACCAGATTACTGAGGTTCACCTTGCCTTTCCCTATGCTTGCTTATCCTTTCTACCTG TGGGGTCGAAGTCCTGGAAAAAAGGGTTCTCATTTCCATCCAGACAGTGATTTGTTTGTCccaaatgaaagaaaagatgtAATTACCTCCACGGTTTGTTGGACAGCAATGGTTGGGCTGCTTGCCTATTTATCTTTTGCAATGGGACCAATCCAATTGCTTAAGCTCTATGGGATTCCTTATTGG ATTTTTGTCATGTGGTTGGACTTAGTGACTTACCTACATCACCATGGCCATGAGGAGAAACTTCCATGGTACCGTGGAAAG GAATGGAGTTATTTGAGAGGAGGGCTTACAACACTTGATCGTGACTACGGATGGATCAACAACATCCACCATGATATCGGAACCCATGTTATACATCATCTCTTCCCCCAAATCCCACACTACCACTTGATTGAAGCT ACTGAGGCAGCAAGGCCAGTTCTCAGGGAACACTACCGGAAGCCAACGAAATCCGGCCCCATCCCGTTTCATTTATTCGGGATCCTTGTAAGAAGCATGAAACAGGATCACTATGTGAGTGACACTGGCGATGTTGTATACTATCAAACAGACCCTCAACTATATGGAACTAGCAAATCAGACTGA
- the LOC18585841 gene encoding omega-3 fatty acid desaturase, chloroplastic isoform X2 — MASWVLSECGLRPLPRIEVYPKPRNALALNNNNFFKLRTLPGSKASNSFGSSFKVSTCSRDKTRGVLNVSAPLKVATTSEDDKDKETIIGVTGMEDDGEFNPGAPPPFKLADIRAAIPKHCWVKDPWRSISYVVRDVVVVFGLAAVAAYFNNWLVWPLYWIAQGTMFWAVFVLGHDCGHGSFSNNPALNSVVGHLLHSSILVPYHGWRISHRTHHQNHGHVENDESWHPLSEKIYKSIDNVTRLLRFTLPFPMLAYPFYLWGRSPGKKGSHFHPDSDLFVPNERKDVITSTVCWTAMVGLLAYLSFAMGPIQLLKLYGIPYWIFVMWLDLVTYLHHHGHEEKLPWYRGKEWSYLRGGLTTLDRDYGWINNIHHDIGTHTEAARPVLREHYRKPTKSGPIPFHLFGILVRSMKQDHYVSDTGDVVYYQTDPQLYGTSKSD; from the exons ATGGCCAGTTGGGTTTTATCAGAATGTGGCCTGAGGCCCCTCCCTAGAATTGAAGTCTATCCTAAACCCAGAAATGCATTAGctttaaataacaataattttttcaagCTTAGAACTTTACCAGGTTCTAAAGCTAGTAACAGTTTTGGTTCTTCATTCAAGGTCTCTACTTGCTCTAGAGATAAAACCCGGGGGGTGCTGAATGTGAGTGCTCCATTGAAGGTGGCCACTACTAGTGAAGATGACAAGGATAAAGAGACAATTATTGGGGTTACTGGGATGGAGGATGATGGTGAGTTTAACCCAGGTGCACCACCTCCTTTTAAGTTGGCTGATATTAGAGCTGCTATACCAAAGCATTGTTGGGTTAAGGATCCATGGAGATCTATAAGCTATGTTGTAAGAGATGTTGTTGTGGTTTTTGGATTGGCGGCTGTTGCTGCTTACTTCAACAATTGGCTCGTTTGGCCTCTTTATTGGATTGCTCAGGGAACAATGTTCTGGGCTGTTTTTGTTCTCGGTCATGACTG TGGTCATGGTAGTTTCTCAAACAATCCAGCGTTGAACAGTGTGGTGGGtcatcttcttcattcttcaaTCCTTGTTCCATACCATGGATG GAGAATTAGCCATAGAACTCATCATCAGAATCATGGACATGTTGAAAACGATGAATCATGGCATCCG TTGTCCGAGAAAATTTACAAGAGTATAGATAATGTAACCAGATTACTGAGGTTCACCTTGCCTTTCCCTATGCTTGCTTATCCTTTCTACCTG TGGGGTCGAAGTCCTGGAAAAAAGGGTTCTCATTTCCATCCAGACAGTGATTTGTTTGTCccaaatgaaagaaaagatgtAATTACCTCCACGGTTTGTTGGACAGCAATGGTTGGGCTGCTTGCCTATTTATCTTTTGCAATGGGACCAATCCAATTGCTTAAGCTCTATGGGATTCCTTATTGG ATTTTTGTCATGTGGTTGGACTTAGTGACTTACCTACATCACCATGGCCATGAGGAGAAACTTCCATGGTACCGTGGAAAG GAATGGAGTTATTTGAGAGGAGGGCTTACAACACTTGATCGTGACTACGGATGGATCAACAACATCCACCATGATATCGGAACCCAT ACTGAGGCAGCAAGGCCAGTTCTCAGGGAACACTACCGGAAGCCAACGAAATCCGGCCCCATCCCGTTTCATTTATTCGGGATCCTTGTAAGAAGCATGAAACAGGATCACTATGTGAGTGACACTGGCGATGTTGTATACTATCAAACAGACCCTCAACTATATGGAACTAGCAAATCAGACTGA
- the LOC18585842 gene encoding N-(5'-phosphoribosyl)anthranilate isomerase 1, chloroplastic isoform X1: protein MLSGLTTGSQFRPKVLNLHRMQIDAGSRGGTLPFVRIRSFPKNKIRCNIVQLNQVFSTDGEHEKNHALVKMCGITSARDATMAVEAGAKLIGMILWPKSKRSVSLSVAKEISKVAREFGAKPVGVFVDDDVDTILRASDAADLEFVQLHGDVSRAAFPKLVQENKIIYVLHANQDGDLQNQISDEDCSLVDWILVDSAAGGSGKGFNWTQFKLPPIKSKHGWLLAGGINPDNVCEAINTLRPHGVDVSSGICTSDGIQKDQSRIFSFMSAVRAIPY, encoded by the exons ATGCTTTCAG GTTTAACTACTGGAAGTCAATTTCGGCCTAAAGTTTTGAACTTGCATAGAATGCAAATTGATG CAGGGTCAAGGGGAGGAACATTGCCGTTCGTAAGAATTAGGTCATTCccaaagaataaaattaggtGCAACATTGTGCAATTGAACCAAGTCTTCTCTACTGATGGGGAGCATGAAAAGAATCACGCTTTGGTCAAAATGTGTGGTATTACATCAGCCAGAGATGCTACAATGGCAGTGGAAGCTGGTGCCAAACTTATTGGGATGATTCTTTGGCCCAAGTCAAAACGTTCAGTTTCACTTTCAGTCGCAAAGGAAATATCAAAAGTTGCAAGGGAATTTGGGGCAAAGCCTGTTGGAGTCTTTGTGGATGATGATGTAGACACAATTCTAAGAGCTTCGGATGCAGCGGACCTTGAATTTGTGCAG CTTCATGGAGATGTGTCTCGGGCAGCTTTTCCAAAGTTAgtgcaagaaaacaaaattatatatgttcTTCATGCAAATCAAGATGGAGACCTTCAAAACCAAATTTCTGATGAAGACTGTTCTTTAGTGGACTGGATTCTTGTGGATAGTGCTGCGGGTGGCAG TGGCAAAGGATTTAATTGGACTCAGTTTAAGTTACCCCCAATCAAAAGCAAACATGGCTGGCTTTTAGCTGGGGGGATCAACCCTGATAATGTTTGTGAGGCCATTAATACTCTCAGACCTCATGGAGTTGATGTAAGCAGTGGTATTTGCACCTCAGATGGTATTCAGAAAGATCAATCAcgaattttttctttcatgagTGCAGTACGTGCTATACCATATTGA
- the LOC18585842 gene encoding N-(5'-phosphoribosyl)anthranilate isomerase 1, chloroplastic isoform X2: protein MLSGLTTGSQFRPKVLNLHRMQIDGSRGGTLPFVRIRSFPKNKIRCNIVQLNQVFSTDGEHEKNHALVKMCGITSARDATMAVEAGAKLIGMILWPKSKRSVSLSVAKEISKVAREFGAKPVGVFVDDDVDTILRASDAADLEFVQLHGDVSRAAFPKLVQENKIIYVLHANQDGDLQNQISDEDCSLVDWILVDSAAGGSGKGFNWTQFKLPPIKSKHGWLLAGGINPDNVCEAINTLRPHGVDVSSGICTSDGIQKDQSRIFSFMSAVRAIPY from the exons ATGCTTTCAG GTTTAACTACTGGAAGTCAATTTCGGCCTAAAGTTTTGAACTTGCATAGAATGCAAATTGATG GGTCAAGGGGAGGAACATTGCCGTTCGTAAGAATTAGGTCATTCccaaagaataaaattaggtGCAACATTGTGCAATTGAACCAAGTCTTCTCTACTGATGGGGAGCATGAAAAGAATCACGCTTTGGTCAAAATGTGTGGTATTACATCAGCCAGAGATGCTACAATGGCAGTGGAAGCTGGTGCCAAACTTATTGGGATGATTCTTTGGCCCAAGTCAAAACGTTCAGTTTCACTTTCAGTCGCAAAGGAAATATCAAAAGTTGCAAGGGAATTTGGGGCAAAGCCTGTTGGAGTCTTTGTGGATGATGATGTAGACACAATTCTAAGAGCTTCGGATGCAGCGGACCTTGAATTTGTGCAG CTTCATGGAGATGTGTCTCGGGCAGCTTTTCCAAAGTTAgtgcaagaaaacaaaattatatatgttcTTCATGCAAATCAAGATGGAGACCTTCAAAACCAAATTTCTGATGAAGACTGTTCTTTAGTGGACTGGATTCTTGTGGATAGTGCTGCGGGTGGCAG TGGCAAAGGATTTAATTGGACTCAGTTTAAGTTACCCCCAATCAAAAGCAAACATGGCTGGCTTTTAGCTGGGGGGATCAACCCTGATAATGTTTGTGAGGCCATTAATACTCTCAGACCTCATGGAGTTGATGTAAGCAGTGGTATTTGCACCTCAGATGGTATTCAGAAAGATCAATCAcgaattttttctttcatgagTGCAGTACGTGCTATACCATATTGA
- the LOC18585843 gene encoding zinc finger CCCH domain-containing protein 29, with protein MCSGSKSELVPSSIIMEGELHEPKAGAALCKCSVLLELAASDDLVAFKSEVEEKGLDLGEASFWYGRRIGSRKMGFEERTPLTIAAMFGSVDVLKYIIGSGKIDVNRACGTDGVTALHCAVAGGANSSAKIVKLLLDASADANCVDANGNKPVDLIVPALKSLSTSRRKVIELLLKGDDIVGVSDHVLNPEEEVSEQTVLPQLLKEGPEKKEYPVDVSLPDINNGVYGTDEFRMYTFKVKPCSRAYSHDWTECPFVHPGENARRRDPRKYPYSCVPCPEFRKGACPKVDACEYAHGVFESWLHPAQYRTRLCKDEIGCTRKVCFFAHKPEELRPVYASTGSAMPSPRSAAVNAVDMATLSPLALGSSSLPLPSTSTPPMSPLAASSSPKAGGLWQNKINLTPPVLQLPGSRLKTAFSARDLDLEMELLGLENHASQLQQQQLMDEISSLSSPSCWSKEYSRLGDLKPTNLDDAFGSLDPSLLSPLKGLSVNSATPSQLQSPTGLQIRQNLHQLRASYPTNVSSSPVRKPSAFGFDSSAAVAAAVMNSRSSAFAKRSQSFVDRGALTTRAGLTAPANSATMMFSNISDWSSPDGKLDWGIQGDELNKLRKSASFGFRNNNPATTASIDMMPSNFDEPDVSWVNTLVKDVTPVGGGLQQQQQRYSGLGKGVRETLPPWVEQMYIEQEQMVA; from the coding sequence ATGTGCAGTGGTTCAAAGAGTGAACTTGTTCCCTCAAGTATCATCATGGAAGGTGAATTGCATGAGCCTAAAGCTGGTGCTGCTTTGTGTAAATGTTCTGTTTTGCTTGAATTGGCTGCCTCTGATGATCTAGTAGCCTTCAAAAGTGAAGTAGAAGAGAAAGGTTTGGATCTTGGCGAGGCAAGCTTCTGGTATGGTAGAAGAATAGGGTCAAGAAAGATGGGGTTTGAGGAGAGGACACCCCTGACAATCGCTGCCATGTTTGGTAGCGTTGACGTTTTGAAATACATCATCGGGAGTGGCAAGATTGATGTGAATAGAGCTTGTGGTACTGATGGGGTCACTGCCCTTCATTGTGCTGTTGCTGGTGGTGCAAATTCTTCCGCAAAGATTGTCAAGCTCTTGCTTGATGCATCTGCTGATGCTAATTGTGTCGATGCTAATGGGAACAAACCTGTTGATCTGATTGTGCCAGCTTTGAAGTCTTTGAGTACTTCCAGAAGGAAGGTGATTGAGTTGTTACTGAAAGGTGATGATATCGTTGGTGTTAGTGATCATGTTCTTAACCCGGAAGAAGAAGTGTCTGAACAGACAGTTCTGCCTCAGTTGTTGAAAGAAGGGCCTGAGAAGAAAGAATATCCTGTTGATGTATCACTGCCTGATATAAACAACGGGGTATATGGAACTGATGAGTTCAGGATGTATACCTTTAAGGTGAAGCCTTGCTCTAGGGCATACTCCCATGATTGGACTGAGTGCCCTTTTGTTCATCCTGGTGAGAATGCAAGGAGGAGAGACCCAAGGAAGTACCCTTATAGCTGTGTGCCCTGCCCAGAGTTCCGAAAGGGGGCATGCCCTAAGGTTGATGCTTGTGAGTATGCCCATGGTGTGTTTGAATCCTGGCTTCATCCTGCCCAGTACCGGACTAGGCTGTGCAAAGATGAAATCGGCTGCACGCGCAAAGTCTGTTTCTTTGCTCACAAACCTGAAGAATTGCGCCCTGTGTATGCTTCCACAGGTTCAGCCATGCCATCACCAAGGTCTGCCGCGGTCAATGCCGTGGACATGGCAACTTTGAGCCCTCTAGCACTTGGTTCATCATCCTTGCCATTGCCTTCCACTTCGACACCGCCCATGTCTCCTTTGGCTGCCTCCTCCTCTCCAAAGGCTGGAGGCTTGTGGCAGAACAAAATCAACCTCACCCCACCTGTGTTGCAGCTACCAGGTAGCCGCTTGAAGACTGCTTTCAGTGCCAGAGATTTGGATTTGGAAATGGAATTACTTGGGCTAGAAAACCATGCTAGCCAATTGCAGCAGCAACAGTTGATGGATGAGATATCTAGCCTCTCCTCCCCATCATGCTGGAGTAAGGAATACAGTCGGCTTGGGGATTTGAAGCCTACTAACCTTGATGATGCTTTTGGATCCCTTGATCCTTCCCTGCTGTCTCCATTGAAGGGACTGTCAGTAAATTCTGCTACACCATCCCAGTTGCAATCTCCAACCGGGCTTCAAATTCGCCAAAACTTGCACCAACTCCGTGCAAGCTACCCAACAAACGTTTCATCCTCTCCAGTGAGGAAGCCCTCAGCCTTTGGGTTTGACTCATCTGCTGCGGTGGCAGCGGCAGTAATGAATTCGAGGTCTTCTGCGTTTGCAAAACGGAGCCAGAGTTTTGTAGACCGTGGAGCATTGACCACTCGTGCTGGACTTACTGCACCTGCTAATTCCGCAACTATGATGTTTTCAAATATTTCTGATTGGAGCTCCCCTGATGGGAAATTGGATTGGGGCATTCAAGGAGATGAGCTGAACAAGCTTAGGAAGTCTGCTTCCTTTGGGTTCCGGAACAACAACCCTGCTACAACAGCATCAATAGACATGATGCCGTCCAACTTTGATGAGCCAGATGTTTCTTGGGTTAATACCCTTGTGAAAGATGTTACTCCTGTGGGAGGTGGGttgcagcagcagcagcagcgaTACAGTGGTCTTGGTAAAGGTGTTCGAGAAACGCTTCCACCATGGGTGGAGCAAATGTACATAGAACAGGAGCAGATGGTGGCATAA